Below is a genomic region from Candidatus Caldatribacterium sp..
CCCCGCTTTCTGCACGCATTCCTCCACAAGAAGAGGAGGAATGAGAACCCGACCGTTTCTCTCCCTCGCTCCATGGTCGCAAAGGAGGGCCACAATCTCCTCGTCAGGAACAATCACCCCAATTTCTGCAAGAATAGAACAGGAAACCTCGTGAATCCGGGCAATCTCCTGGGAGCCGAGAAGGGTGATCTTCGGTCTCATTGCCCTTTTAACCAGAAATCGATGGGCTTTTTGGCCCCTCTGGCCTCGAAAGGAAAGACTATCTTTCTCCCCTCTCCGGCCGATGCATAGGCAGCACAGATAATTTCAAGAACCGCCCTTCCATCCTCTCCCGTCTCTTTCGGCTCTTCAAGCCCCATAACGCAGCGGGCAAAGTGCTCCATTTCTTGAGGGAACCCATAGTTCCAGATTTCCTCGTAAATTGTGAACGTCCACCCCTTCGTTGTGGGAGCCTTTTCCACTGCATATCCGTATCCGTACTCGCTGTACGTCACAAGGGAAATCCCCATGTGGAGGACGGCGTACGTCACTCCCCCCTCACCGTAAATCTCTGCCCGGTCGTCCATTCCTCCCCGTTTGGCCCAGCTGTTCTCAATGATGGCGTATGCATCGTTCTCGAACTCCACGATGGTTACCGCTTCGTCATCGCCTCGAGTCCTATCCCTGTGGACATAGGTTCCAAGGTGGGCGAAAACGCTCTTCACCTTTGGTTTCCCAAGGATGAAGCGGGCAAACTCAATCCCATGGCATCCCATGTCCATAAGGACGCCGCCACCAGAACGTTCCACATCCCAAAACCAGTCCGAATGGGGCCCGAAATGCTTCTCGCTCTGCTTCACAAGGTAGACCTTCCCCAGAGCGCCCTCGTCGACGAGTTCCTTGGCACGCACGTACTTCGGTGTAAAGCAGAGCTCCTCCGCGTAGAAGAGAAAGACCCGGTTTTCCCGGCAAGCCCCAATCATGCGGTCCGCTTCTTCGAGGTTCATGCAGAGGGGCTTTTCACACACCACATGTTTTCCACTCTGGGCTGCGTCGATAGCCATCTGGGCATGGAGGTAATTCGGGGCGCAGATGGTGACCATGTCGATGTCCTTGTCCTCGAGC
It encodes:
- a CDS encoding Gfo/Idh/MocA family oxidoreductase, translated to MPDKVRVGIIGSGFEAEIHAIAFQKIPHVAEVVAVASPTKEHVESFAQRFRIPRWYTDYRRMLEDKDIDMVTICAPNYLHAQMAIDAAQSGKHVVCEKPLCMNLEEADRMIGACRENRVFLFYAEELCFTPKYVRAKELVDEGALGKVYLVKQSEKHFGPHSDWFWDVERSGGGVLMDMGCHGIEFARFILGKPKVKSVFAHLGTYVHRDRTRGDDEAVTIVEFENDAYAIIENSWAKRGGMDDRAEIYGEGGVTYAVLHMGISLVTYSEYGYGYAVEKAPTTKGWTFTIYEEIWNYGFPQEMEHFARCVMGLEEPKETGEDGRAVLEIICAAYASAGEGRKIVFPFEARGAKKPIDFWLKGQ